The following nucleotide sequence is from Acidovorax radicis.
AGCGTGACGCCCTTCTGGCCGCGCATGCACTCATCGAAAAGCATGACTTGGTGGGCTCATTTTCCAATGTGATGGGGCTCGACTGCACAATCTCCGCGCAGGACGATATTTTTGGATTCTTTGCAGGTCACCACTCGAGCCGCAATCCCTTGCGCGATTACCTTGCCGATGGCTGGCGCACTCTTTCGGAGCTGATGATCCTTCTGGAGGCCGTGGACCAGCCCTTGCTCAAGACGCCTAGCGTTCTGGAGTTTGCAAGCGGGCACGGCCGCTTTACCCGGCATCTCGTCAAAGCATTGAGCGCTCAGCGGGTGGTGGTGTCGGATGTGGTCCCGAGCGCTGTGGAGTTCTCACGCAGCACGTTTGGCGTAGACGGTTTTCCGTCTGCCAGCGTGCCTGAAAAAGTGGAATGGCCTGCGCGCTACGAACTGGTGTTCGTTCTTTCACTTTTCAGCCACCTGCCGCGCTCCACCTGGTCGCGCTGGCTCAAGGTGTTGTACGAGGCGGTGGCCCCTGGCGGTCTGCTGGTTTTCAGCACCCACGGCATCAAGGCCGCGAATTTCGACCACGTGACACTGGACGATGAAGGCTACTTCTTTGCGGCATCCAGCGAATCCACAGCGATCGATGAGCAAGAGTACGGAACCACATTCACGTCTGAAGCGTTTGTTTTGGCACGTATTGCCGAAACGGTTGGCGCCGACAAACTCGTTCACAAAATGCCGGTGCACTTCTGGAACCACCAGGACGCTTATGTGCTGCGCAAGTCCTGACGCTACCTTGGCCCGGTCGCCCAGGGCACCTTTTCGGAAGGCAGGTCCGCAATGAAATGGATGCTCAAGCTTCAGGAGCGGATTTCAGGATTGGCGCCCTGGGATGCACAGAAGATCACCGACGAATGGTTCCGCGCACACTTCGAATACGCCGCAGATGTGGTTCATCAGTGGATGGACGGGGTGCTGGACATGCGGACCGCCAGGTTCCTGAACTTTGGCTGTGGCGACGGTATCACCGATCTGTCTCTTGTTTTGCGCCATGGCGCAACGGCCATCCATGGCGTGGACATCCGCCGCGAATATGCCAAGCTGCCTCGCATTGCGCGCGAGCAATTGGGCATGGCGCGCCTTCCGTCGGCATTGACGTTTGAGACCATCCGGCCGGGTGCTTCATTGGCGGGCAAACGCGCGCTGGTGGATGGCATCATGAGTTGGTCCACTTTTGAGCACGTGCAGCGTGACCAGCTTGCCCCCATCCTGGCCGACCTGCATGCCTGTTTGCGGCCGGGGGGCTATTTCTTCCTCCAGATCGAACCACTGTTCTATTCGCCTTATGGTTCGCACTTGCGCCGCTATGACGAAGTGCCCTGGCACCACCTGCTTGCCAGCGAAGACGAACTCTGGCAGGTCATCCAGAACCACGATGGCCCCATCGATGCCGCTGAAGTGGATTTCGGCTTTGCCGATTTCGGGGTCGATGGATACAAGCGCTTTGTGTTCAAGGAGTACCAGGCACTTAACCGCCTGACGGCGGATGAGCTTGTTGCGTTTGCGCAAGAGGCAGGCTTTCGCCTGGAGAGGCAAGAGCGGCGCAATGTGGAGAGAGAGATACCGGCGCTTCTGCTCGAGAGCTACCCGCGCGAGTGGGTGCTCAACAACGAGATTATGCTGTTGCTGCGCAAGGAGTGAGGGCCTTGAGTACGTCGCCGTCCACCGAACATCACAACGCGTTCAATGCACTGCGCATCGGAGCCGCGTCTGCCGTGATCTTTAGTCACCATTTCCACATCACCGGTACGCGGCCGCCAGCATGGCTGCATTCCGACATGGTGGGGGGCGTTGCGGTAATGACATTCTTCACGGTCAGTGGATACCTTGTCACCCTGAGTTGGCTGCGCGATCCTCGTGTGCTGGCATTTGTTGCCAAGCGCCTATTGAGGCTGTGGCCAGGCATGTTGGTGGCGATTCTGGCAGATGTGCTGCTGTTTGGACCTATGTTCACCACGCTGCCGCTGCGGGAGTTCTGGACGCATCCGGCAACCCTGGAGCACTGGCGCAATCTATTGCTGGTGGACGCTTACGTGAACTTGCCGGGCGTCTTTCCGGCCAATCCGCTCGCCGGTTTGATGAACGGGCCGTTGTGGACGATTCCGATGGAGCTCATGTGCTACGGAGTACTGGCCGCAGCGGGCGTGCTGGGTGTGATGCGCAGGCGGGTGTTTGCATGCCTGGCGACGTTGGGGTATCTGGCCTTTTTTCTGGTCATGCGCAATGCAGATTTGACAGGAACCATGCGCCATTGGTTGGAGTACCCCGCTTACTTCGCCTGTGGCGGGCTGATTGCTTTGTTTCGTGATGTATTTCTGCTCCATGCCCGGAGGTTGGTTCTGGCGGTGATTCCGTTGGCTGCGGCCCTTTTTTTTGGGGCGAAGCTGGAGCACTCGGCCGGACTGTTGCTGTTGCCACCATTGCTGGTTTACTGGGGAACGCGCAGGGCGCCTGTGTTTTCATGGCTGCATCGCGCGGGCGATCCTTCGTACGGGATCTATGTGCTGGGATGCCCCATTCAGCAGGTGGTGCAGGCTGTCTGTCCTCAACTGCCTTTCTTGGCTAGCCTATCGCTCGCACTGATCTTGGCGTGGTCGGCGGGATATGCATCCTGGCATCTGGTGGAAGCCCCGGCCTTGCGTCTGAAACGCATGCTGGGTCGCGCTGGGCCGCCCGATTTGCCAAGTCGGGTGGCAGTGTGAATGCATTTTTGAATTGCCGTGAGAGGTCTGAGTGGCAAGTGCCCGACAACTCAAACGGTTGGTGGCAGCGATGGCTCTGTTGGGGGGGGGCGAGAGGACAATCGGCACATGTTCGCTCCGCTTCGGTGGTGCGCCTTCCGCGCTGGCGATTTGCTGTAGCGAACGATCAAAACACCTATGGGACTGACTAATCGGAACAACCGTTTCAACCTGTTGCGCTTGGTAGCCGCTTTGGCTGTTTTTGTAGCCCATGGGGATTTTTTATACCGCTTGCATCTGCCGGTGCCTTTCCCGGGGCACAGCCTGGGTTCGTTGGCGGTTTATGTGTTTTTTTTCATCAGTGGCTACCTAGTGTGCCAAAGCTGGTCGCGCGAGCCCGACTGGATTGCCTTCTGGATCAAGCGGATGATGCGAATCTTCCCTGGGCTCATCGTGGCGGTGGCCTTTTCGGTGTGCATTCTGGGTTGGTCGGTCACGACGCTGTCCTCTAGAGACTATTGGCAGTCTTCTGCGACATGGCTCAATCTTGTCAACAACGCGGTGGGCGTGGCCACTGTGCAGACTTTACCTGGGGTGTTTGAATCCAATCCGTTTGCGCGCGCTGTGAATGGCTCGCTTTGGACGATCAGGTACGAACTGACCATGTACTTTTTGCTGGCCACGATAGCCTGGGGCGCGCGCGGGCGCCGTTGGGTTTATCCGGTGGGGGCCATCGTTTTGGCACTGCTGTGGGAACTTGCTCGGATAGGACACTGGGATGCCGCCATCGAGGGTGTTGGGGGGGCTTTGGCTGACGTGTTCCGCTGGCGGGATTTTTGCGGCTTCGGAGTCCCCTTCTTCATGGGAAGCACGATGGCCGCCTATGGGATTCGTCCGCGTCGGTGGATGGGGGTGATCGCTGTATTGGCTGGCGTATGCGCTCTTTATGAAACCAATGCCTTGCTGCTTCAGGGCTTGGTGTGGGGGGGCATCGTCTTTGGCACGTTCTATGTGGCACATGTCGGCCGCTCTGAGCCGCTGGGCGTGGCCAGAGTGCAGGCTGACCTTTCCTATGGTGTTTACATTTACGCTTTTCCGGTGCAACAGGCCGCGACAGCGCTGTGTTTGCGGGAGGGGTGGTCGTTGATGGCCTGCATGTTGCTGTCGCTGGTGCCCGTCGTGTTGCTTGCGTTGCTATCGTGGTACGGCGTGGAGAAGCCCGGTATCCGGGCCGGTTCCCGATGGTTGGCCGCCGTGCGGACCGGGCGGGCTATGCCCGTAGCCAATTCTTGACTTGCCGCTGCCAGTGCGCTGGTATGCGCAGTGCAGCGCCTCGCAGGAGTGGCAGCGAGCGCAAGTAGACAAGTGCGTTCAGTGCCGCAGAGCGCGCATTAGCGCCTGCTGCGGGTTGCGGCAGATAGCGTGCGATGGTGGTGTGGTCCGGTGGAGTTGTGGCAGTGCCTGCCGTAACTTGGGCTGTGCTCGCCAAATAATCATTCCGATAGCTCCATACGTCGTCTTGCGGTGTCAGCTGGGCCTGTGGCGCAAGGGCTGGTGGCGTTGCGCTGGCAAAGTTCTGGACACGGATTTGACGGAAGAAGTCCACCCATTCCATCGCTGACCGGTCCCAGTCGCAGACCCAGCTCCATGGCCGCGCCGCCACGCGCTCCGCAAAGGCACCGATGTCAGGCACCGCCACTGGCAAGCCCGCCTGCAATGCGGCGCTGAGGGTGTAGCTGTAGGTTTCAGGCCATTGCGCGGGGAACCACGCCAGGTCTGGCTGTAGCCATTGCAGCAGGCCGGACAAATCCTTCTCGTCGTAGGCGCCATGGATGGTTAGCCTCGCGCGGGGCTGAGTTTGCAGATGCCGGTATCCATAGCCCAGCAGATGAAACTCCACAGGCGCTTGTTGTTTGGCGGCCTCCATCGCCACGGCTTCCAGCAGGTCAGCCCCCTTAATGGCGCTGAGTGCGCCGATCACGGCAATCTTGAGTGGCGCATTCGCCGGGTGGGGTTGCGGTGCGGGAAGGGGGAGTTCTGGTGGGAAGCCATTGCCTGCGAGATCGGTGTGGGGCACAGCACGGACGCGTGCACCCGGCGCAAAGGCGGCCATGCGCCGAGCGGCGTCCTGGCTCGGCGCGATCACGACGCGCGCCGCAGTCAGGAAGTGCCGGTTGCGGTGGCGCCAGTCGGCCACGGTGCCGGTGCCTGCGGGGGCAGGATCATGCGGAGAGCAGCAGGCGCATTCGCCCGGGTGGGGTTCTGCGGCGTAGCGGTTGTCACTGCCGGTAAGCGATATGTGGGTGCAGTAACTGTAGTAGTCGTGCGCGGTGAAGTCGTAGGTGGTTCCCAACTGGTTGGGCAGGTCTGCGATGGCTGCGTCGTGCCCCAGCAGGTGGTGGTAGTGAATGTGCCGCACGCCCAGTTGTCTCAGCACCTGCACCAGGTCGGGGTATTGGTCTGCGATGCGGAAAACGAGTTGAAAACCTTCGCCTTCGCCCGCCAGCTGGAGGCTGACGCAGCGATCCGGTGCGGGTGTCAGTGTGAGAAAGGTGGCCTGGGTGCTCAGGTGTTGCGCCAGCTCACGGACGTGGCGCACCGTGCCTCCCGCGCGGTCGTGCAGCACGGCCAGAACCACAGGCAGCCCTGCCTGCACGATACGGGCTGCGTCAATCGCCATGCGATATGCCTGGGCGGGGTCTTCGCGCACAAAGGCCATCACGGCGCTTTCGTAGCGCGGGTGCAGGCGGCGCAGCGTTTCCATCGCGGCTTTTTCGCGGGGGCTTTTGCTGTCCCCAAAGCTGACGCCGCCGGTGTGCAGCACGAAGGTGTCCAGCAGGTGCAGGTTGCGCCACCCAGCCTCAGCGGCGCGTTGGCAGAAATCGTTTTCTTCGCCGTAGCCTTTGCCGAAGTTATCGGTGTCGAACAGGCCCACCTGCGCCAGGCAGTCGCGGCGGATGTACATACAAAAGCCCACGCCCGTGGGCACATCGACCACCACGCCGGGGTTGGTTTGGGCACACAGGGCATCGAGCCGGGCGGTGTCATAGCCGGCCGGCAGGCTGTTGTCCTTGCAGAACCGGGGGTAGCTGCAAATGGTGGCGTTGTTGGAGAACGGGGTGACCGACGCTACCTTGGCATCGCCATAGGCAGCGCTGCGGATACGGTCGAGCCAGTCGTTGGCGACTTCGGTGTCGCTGTTGAGCAGCAGCACATCGTTGCTGGTGCTCAGCGCCATGCCCCGGTTGACCGTGCCAACAAAGCCGAGGTTGTCGGGGTTTTCGAGAAGGGTGATGCGGCTGTCCTGGGCAGCCCGCTCACGCAGCCAGTCGGTGACTTCGGGCTCGGGACTGGCGTCGTTGATGACGATCAGTCGGTAGGTGCTCTGGTTGGCGCTGGCGAGCACCGAGTCGATGCACAGGCGGGTGTCGGCCAGGCCTCGGTACACGGGGACGATGATGTCCACCGGATGGTCGGGTGCCGGAACGGGTGTGGGCACTGGCTGGGCGGGGGTGCTGCGGGGGGCGCGGCCCAAAAGGCGATCAATGCGCATCTTGGCGTGCACGAGGGGGCGGGTGGCGCGGAACACGGTGGAGGACTCGATGTTTTTCAGGTGCTGGGCAAGCTCGTCGTAGTCATGCTGCAGGCGGGTGGCTTCCAACTGCCAAGTGGCACGCTGGCGTGTGGCGGCCTGGTTGCTTTCTTCGAGCAGTGCGTTACGGCTTTGGGCGGATGCCAGCGTGGTTTGCACCTGGTTCAGGTGGCCTTGGATATCGCGGGTGCTGGTTTCGAGTTGGGCGATGCGATCGTGCAGGGGCTGCACGCTGCCGGAAAGCGCCAAGTAATCCGCAGACATGGGCCAGCCCAGTTGGATGTCGAGAACCATGCCTTCTGGCGGGCAGGCGGCCAGTGTTTCAGGCGCAATGGGCAGCTCAAACCAGGGGTCGTCGCCCGCGAGCAGCAGCAGGGTAGCGTCGGAGACTGTTGGCAGGGGCGCGTGCCAGACGATCTGACTGTGCGGTGTGGCTGCCAGCAAAGAGCGTGGGCTGGTCTGTGCATCCCATTCCCACACCGCATCACCTTGCGCATTGCGCAAGGTGATGCGGTACAGGTGCAGAAAGCCGGCACGGTCGGCCGGGTCCAGGCGCAGGTGGGATAGCGGCTGGCTCTGGCGTGGCAAAGCGAAGCGCAGGGTTTGGCGCTCTGTGCCGATGGTGCCGGTCGTGGTGAGTTTTGTGGACTCTGCGTATTGGCCGTCTTGGCCGTTGTAGCCCAGATAGAGCTGGGCCGTGAACCGCGCCTGGGCCGGCGCACCGGTCGGTGGCGTTGGCCCCTCGGTCAATTGCGGTTGAGCGACCGGGTGGGCGACGCAGATGAACTGATACGTCAAGGCATCGGGCGCGCCGAGCAGGTGCCGGGCCACGGAGGGTGGCAGGCTGTCAAAGGCGACGTTGAACTCCGATTCCGGCAATTCACGGGCGATGGTGTCGATCGAGTCAAGCCCCCAGCGGTGTTCGCCGAGAAAGCGGGTCAGTGAGCGGCGCGTAAAAAAACGCAGGTGGGTGCGGTCCAGCAGGCCTTCCTCGCGGTAGAGAAATTCCCCCCCCAGCAATTCGGCAATGAGGCCGCTGTATCCGGCATTGGGCACGGAAATGAGCAGCTTTCCGTCTGGCTGGAGCAGTTGGCGGCAGGCGGCCAGCACCTGTTCGGGGCGGCTCAGGTGTTCCAGCACGTCCGCGCACACGATGAAGTCATAGCGGTTGCCTGCAAAGGTGGCAACCAAGTCACAGGATTCCAAGTTGTCCACCACTACGCGCCGGTAATGGGGGCGTGCATGGGCTGCCTCGGCTTCGCTGAGGGTCACGCCATCCATCGTGCAATCCTGCGTGGCAGAAAGGTGCAGCCCCAGGGCGCCGCTGCCGCAGCCCAGATCTAGCACCGTGGACTGGTTGCGCACCAGGCCCGCCAACACCGATAAAGAGGTGCGCTCGCCCGGGGTAATGCTGCGCAGATAAACGTGCAAATCTTCCATTGAATGCGTCATCCGGGGATTATGACGGCGGGCGCTGCGCATTTGTAACCGGGTAGTGCGCCAGAACAGGGACAATCACCGCCTTGATGAATGTTCCATTTTCTTCGCCGTCCTCCCTTGTGGTCTCTGTGATCAGCCACGGCCATGGCCCTTGTGTGCAGGCCTTGCTGGAGGATCTGGCCAGGTTTTCCGCTGCCACGGTGCGCCGTGTGGTGCTGACACAAAACCTGCACGAAGCACCGCCGAAAGCGCCTGCGGCGGGATGGCCCTTCATATTACAAGTCGTCAAAAATGAGAGGCCCGCCGGGTTTGGCGCGAATCACAACCGGGCGCTGACCAGCGCGACAGAGGATTTCGTCTGCGTGCTCAATCCTGACGTTGGTCTGGGTGGGCATGATCCGTTTGCCGCGTTGACGCAGACCGCTGCGCTGCAGGGCGCGGGGTGCAGTTATCCGGTACAGCTGGATGAACACGGTCGGGTGCAGGACAGCGAGCGCGAAGTCCCGTCCCCTCTGGCGCTGTTGCGCAGGCGCCTGCTGGGGCGCTCCGAAACCCGTGTGGACTGGGTCAACGCCGCTTGCCTGGTGCTACCCGGTGCCGTTTGGCGGGACGTGGGAGGGTTTGACGAGCGGTATTTCATGTATTGCGAAGATGTGGATTTTTGCCTGCGCCTGCGATTGCGGGGGCTCCGCCTGGTGAAGGCGCCGGTGCAGATCATCCATGCGGGCCAACGCGCCAGTGGGCGCCGGTTGAATCATCTGGCGTGGCATGTGCGAAGCCTTTGGCTCTTGTGGAGATCGCCTGTTTACCGCCAGGCGCAACACTTGCTAACCGTGACCCCCGCCACCAAGGGTACGATCGGCGCCCCATGATTTGGTTGTCTGTGGTTGGTTTTCTGGTGGCGGCGTTGGCTGCAGGTCTTATCGTTCGATGGGGGCGTGGACATGCCTCTGTGTATGGCGATGCCATGCCACAGCGCTTTCATTTGGGCGATGTTCCCCGCCTGGGCGGCGCTGCACTGCTGGTTGGCATGGCGTTGAGCTGGGGTTTGGGCATCTGGCAGACAACACTGTGGGGCGACCCTGGTTCTTTAAAATTGGGCGCCTGGGCGTGGGCGTGGCTCGTGGTGTTGTTACCCGCTGCCCTTGGCGGAATTGCCGAGGACGTGACCCAGCGCTTGTCGGTGCGCTACCGCCTGACGCTCACGGCGGCTTCGGGCGGCCTTGCGGTCGGGCTGCTCGGTCTCGCCCTGCCCAGTGTGGGCTGGCCCTGGCTGGACGCCGTGCTGGCAACTGCCCCTTGGCTGGGCGTGGCCATCGTGGTCCTGGCGGTTGCGGGCCTGCCCCATGCTTTCAACATCATTGATGGCTATAACGGCCTGGCGGGCATGGTGGCGCTGATTGTGTGCCTTGCGCTGGCGCATGTGGCGCTGCAGGTGGGTGACCGCGCCTTGGCAGCGTTGCTGGTGTCCACTGCTGCCGCCACGGCGGGGTTTCTGGTGTGGAACTATCCGCGTGGCATGTTGTTTGCCGGTGATGGCGGGGCGTATGTCTGGGGTGTGGTGATTGCCATGGCCAGCATCTCTCTGGTGCAGCGCAACACCGATGTGTCGCCGTGGTTTCCCATGTTGTTGCTGATCTATCCGGTGTGGGAAACGGTTTTTTCGATCTACCGCAAGGCGGTGCGGGGGGTGTCGCCCGGGGTGGCCGACGCGCTGCATTTTCACCAACTGATTTACCGGCGCATCGTGCGCGGGGTGTTTCACGACGATGAATCGCGCCGCGTGCTGATGCGCAACAACCGCACATCGCCTTACCTGTGGGGTTTTACCCTGCTGACCGTGGTGCCTGCGGTGCTGTTCTGGAACAACACGCCTTTGCTCATGGCGTTTTGTGGGCTGTTTGTGATCAGCTATGTGATGGCGTACATGGCCATCGTGCGGTTCAAGGTTCCCCACTGGCTTCGCCGCTGAAAGATGGTGTGCCCGCCTGCAGCGGCGCGGCCCGCAGATGCGGCACAATTTGCGCCTCATCAATTTCTGCGGATGGCACGCCTCCATGACCGACCTTCTTTCGATTGCACCACGCGACAAGGCTGAAATTCTGGCCCAGGCGCTGCCCTATATCCGCAAGTTCCATGGCAAAACCATGGTCATCAAATATGGCGGCAATGCCATGACAGACCCGGCGCTGCAGGCGGATTTTGCCGAAGACGTGGTGCTTCTCAAGCTGGTGGGCATGAACCCGGTGGTGGTGCATGGGGGTGGCCCGCAGATTGAGACGGCACTCAATCGTCTGGGCAAGAAGGGTGAGTTCATCCAGGGCATGCGGGTGACCGATGCCGAGACCATGGAAGTGGTCGAGTGGGTGTTGGCCGGTGAGGTGCAACAAGACATCGTGGGCCTGATCAACCAGGCCGGTGGCAAGGCCGTGGGCCTGACGGGCCGTGACGGCGGCATGATCCGCGCGCAAAAGCTCAAGCTGCTCGACAACAAAGACCCCTCCATCGAACACGATGTGGGGCAGGTGGGCGACATCGTCTCCATCGACCCCAGTGTGGTCAAGGCCTTGCAGGACGATGCGTTTATCCCGGTCATCAGCCCTATTGGTTTTGGCGAGAACAACGAGAGCTACAACATCAATGCCGACGTGGTGGCCAGCAAACTCGCCACCGTGCTGCGGGCGGAAAAGCTGATGCTGCTGACCAACACCCCCGGCGTGTTGGACAAGGCGGGCAACTTGCTCACCGATCTCACCGCCCGCCGCATCGACGAGCTGTTTGAGGACGGCACTATCTCGGGCGGCATGCTGCCCAAGATCGCCGGTGCCCTCGATGCCGCCAAGGCCGGTGTCAACGCAGTGCACATCATCGATGGGCGCGTGCCCCATGCCCTGTTGCTGGAGATCCTGACCGATCAGGCGTATGGGACGATGATCCGTAGCCATTGAAGTGAAACACCCCCTGAGCCGCTTCGCGTTGTCCTCCTCTGCCGCTGCGCGGGAGAGGGGGCGCCCGTCTCGTGGGCTGTGGGCGGCGCACAGCGCAGGGAGGCACTGGCATGCGGCTGTTGCTGGTTGAAGACGATGTGATGGTGGCCAGCGGCATCAAGCTGGGGCTGTCTGACGCGGGCTATGCGGTGGACTGGGTGGGCAGCGGTGAACGCGCTGAAGAGGTGTTGCGCGCCGAATCATTTGATGCCGCGATCATCGACATCGGCCTGCCGGCCATGGACGGCCTGGAGCTGACCCGCCGCTTGCGGCGCCCCGACATGGCCAACCCGGCGATGCCGGTGCTGATCTTGACTGCCCGCGACGCCCTGCATGACCGGGTGCAGGGGCTCGACTTGGGGGCGGACGACTACATGGTCAAGCCCTTTGAGTTGCCCGAGCTGCTGGCACGCCTGCGGGCCCTGCTGCGCCGCTCGCAGGCGGCCACCACGGCGGTGCTGAGTTTTGGCCCGCTGGAGCTGGACACCGCCGGCCGACGTGCCTGCATCCGCGGCGTGGATGGCGAGTTGGGCATCGACCTGGGGCCGCGCGAGTGGACGGTGCTGGAATATCTGCTCATCAATGCCCCCAAGCCGGCCAGCAAGGACAAACTCCTGCAGGCGCTGACGGGCTGGGACAAAGAGATCACGCCCAATGCGGTCGAGGTCTATGTGTCGCGGTTGCGCGGCAAGCTCGAACCCCATGGCGTGGCCTTGCGCTCCATCCGTGGGTTTGGGTATCGGCTGGAACTCCAGACGTCCTGATTCCGGCACAGCGCGCGCCTATTCGCCATGCTGCATCAAAAGCCCCATGCCCCGCGTTTCGGGTTGCGGGCGATGACCTCCGACCTGCGCACCCGCCTGCTGTTGATGCTGGTGTTGCCGCTGTGCCTTTTGGCGATGGTGGGCGTGTGGCTGGACTACCGCTCGGCCGATGAGGCGGCGGTGCAGCACGATCAGCGGCTGCTGCGGCTGATGCCCGCGCTGGCCGATTCGGTGCTGGCGCCGCCCATTCACGACAACGAGCCGCCGTTGCTGCTGCTTGCACCGCCGATCGAGGATTTTCTGCGGCTGAATGCGGGGTTTTCCGGCTACAGCGTGCGCAATACGGCAGGGCTGCTGCTGCTGGGCGACGAGTGGGTGAATGGCACCGTGCCCACCACCCAGGCGCCCGAGTTTCACAGCGTGGAGTATGGGGGCGTGACCTACCGGGTGGCGGTGCAGCGTGGGCGCACTGGCGCTGGCGAGCTGGTGGTGGCCCTGGCCGATGGCTCCGACCCGCGCCAGAAGTGGGCGCAGCAGCTGCTGCTGCGCGTGCTGCTGCCCAATCTGGTGCTGTTGATGGCAGCGGGGTTTGCCATTCATTGGGCCGTGCGCCAGGCGTTCAAACCGCTGGTGGTGCTGGCCGAGGCGGTGGAGCGCCGGTCCCCGCGCGACCTCAGCCCCATTGACGAAGCAGCCTCGCCCGATGAAGTGCGGCCTCTGGTGCATTCGCTCAACCACTTGTTTGCGCTGGTCAACGCACAGGCCGAAGG
It contains:
- the argB gene encoding acetylglutamate kinase, translated to MTDLLSIAPRDKAEILAQALPYIRKFHGKTMVIKYGGNAMTDPALQADFAEDVVLLKLVGMNPVVVHGGGPQIETALNRLGKKGEFIQGMRVTDAETMEVVEWVLAGEVQQDIVGLINQAGGKAVGLTGRDGGMIRAQKLKLLDNKDPSIEHDVGQVGDIVSIDPSVVKALQDDAFIPVISPIGFGENNESYNINADVVASKLATVLRAEKLMLLTNTPGVLDKAGNLLTDLTARRIDELFEDGTISGGMLPKIAGALDAAKAGVNAVHIIDGRVPHALLLEILTDQAYGTMIRSH
- a CDS encoding response regulator transcription factor; this encodes MRLLLVEDDVMVASGIKLGLSDAGYAVDWVGSGERAEEVLRAESFDAAIIDIGLPAMDGLELTRRLRRPDMANPAMPVLILTARDALHDRVQGLDLGADDYMVKPFELPELLARLRALLRRSQAATTAVLSFGPLELDTAGRRACIRGVDGELGIDLGPREWTVLEYLLINAPKPASKDKLLQALTGWDKEITPNAVEVYVSRLRGKLEPHGVALRSIRGFGYRLELQTS